TAACTCAGAGCCTGTAGCATCGATCATAATGGCCGTATTGTATTGGCTCTCAATTTTCCCAGTCAAAGCGTTGCGTCGCTGACTGGTATCCTGAAAAATTAGCTGCACCGCAAGGTCTTGAGTTCGTGCGGCAAACGCATGTTGAACCTGCTGATGATTCAAATATCCTTTAGGTTGTGCTTCCGGCCATACGACTATTTTCGCGCCGAGTTCACTTAAGCGCTCGGTCATGTGCATCTCTGGCGGAAAGCTAAGGCTATAGCCTACATGCTGAATAGTCTTGCCCAGAGTCGGCGTCTCGTTGGGTTGCACAATGCCAACTTTAAGCTTGTCCCATGCCGTCGTTTCTTGCTGCCACCACCGATAGGAAGAGTGGCCATATGAAAACCAGACTATTACGATGAACCCAGCAATCAACCATGCCAGTTTACCTGGAGCTTCACCACGAGGTGCGAGCGGAATAAACCGATGAATCGAGTAAAAAACAATAATATTCACCAAAGCGATCAGCGCATCAAGTCCGTGGGTTCCAACCCACTGCGTGGCTTGCAGCGCTGGTAAGAAGTCGCTCTGAGTTTCAGCAAGTTTCATCGGAAACAACACTGGGAAATAGACTGTCATCGCCGCCACGATGATTGGAAACAAAAGAAACTCTGATACCGTTGTAGCGCGGCGAAGCCACTGAAATATCAAGGTGATTGCGGCAATTTGATGTGCACAATATAACCACACAATGAAGGCTAACAAGGTGCTCTCAAGCCGAGTTAAGCCTTTTGACAACACAATAAAATCGACCATCCAGTACATAGCCATTGCATACGCAACTAAGCCACCAAACAGTCCTAGTAGATAGCTACGCTTGAGTGACGCTTTTTCCAACGCAAAAAGCAAAGGCACGAAAGCGATCCAAGTGAAGAAAAAGTCACTTTGCCGAATAAATGCCGCGGACAACAACGCTGCGAAAATGAACATCAGCATGAGTTGCTTTAACCACATGTTCATTCCGACCAAACGCGTCTTATTCCGATTAATCACTTATTTTCTGCGAGTTATCGCGAGCCAGCCGAGTCGTTTGATACTCTTGTCGCAAAGTGTTTAAGCGCGTTACCTTCTGCGCCTTAGTAAGGCTTGGATCGAGTTGAATGAGTCGACGTTGATTTAGGTAATGTGTTGTTATATTTCGCTGGCTAAATAGCGCACTCGCTTGCTCATGCCCAAAAAAATCTTGTTGTTGCTGCTCTAGGGTTCGATCCAAGGTCTGCAACAACCTATATTTGTCACCATCCAACAGACTGTTGAGCTTGCTCTGACCTGCTCGGTAAGCGCTCCGGTAGTGATTATATTGTCGCAATAACGGCGCGATTTCCACGCTGCGAGTATCAGGCCAAATTTTAGCCGTTAGTAAAGCCAGACGACGGTAATCGCTGGGAACCATTTGATCCGGTAGATAGCGGTTGATTGAATGTAGGATCTCAGCCGTTTCAGGGCCGAGGGTCAGCGCCCCCGACGGGTTAATTTGAACTTTCCAAAGAAGCTTCTCGATGGCATAGAAGTCAATGTTCCCCGCGTAACTTCCCACTGGCTCTGGGTACTTTTCATCTAAGGTGCGGGGTTGTAGCCATGCCTGCGACGCAGACCTGGTTTCGCTATCAAAGCTTGAGTGATGTAATCGATAATGATGAGCCACAAGCCAGCAAACTATGCCGATCAGCAAGTAGAACCCGCCCGCTCTGAGTGTACTAGTCAACATAGTCGGTAATGACACGCAAGCAGTGACTTGGGGAAATCAGCCATTCCATTGTCACTGACATCGTGTTTACTGAACTGGAGTTTGAGTTTGAGTTTGAGTTTGATCTTTTAATCGATCTTGCAGTTCCTGTTGTCGTGCGGCAATTTGTTCGCTCGACAGACTCGGGTCTACACCTAGCTTCAAACTTTCAAACATGTACTCGGCGTTCGCGTCAGACACTTGAAACAGCTGCTTAGTCGTCTCACTACCCAAATAAACCTCTCGTAACGCCTGCAATTCAGAATACAGTTGTTGGTCGCTGGTCAACGACTGCAAGGTCGGCTCACCGTGTGCGTTTGCAGTATTCTCATACATTTGACTAAACTCCTCCTTGGCACGCAAGAACTGCCGGTAATCGTCAACTAGCTCAGCGGTTTGCTCACCGGCCTTTCCAGGCAGCGCTGATTTGATCAGCTCTTGTAGCTCGGTGGCAGATGCTTGGTCTAGCCTATTGTAAATTCGCTCCAAGGCTTCATCAAGCGATAGCAAAGCGTCATGATCGAGGACCACGTCGCCGTTATCATCTAGTTTCACTGCCTGCAAAGCATCATAAACAGACTTTGGCGTAAATGGCC
The sequence above is a segment of the Arenicella xantha genome. Coding sequences within it:
- a CDS encoding lipase secretion chaperone, translating into MSKLSLTIIAVSVALLLLVGIVVVQKNSSVPTYPPQRSADRISENTLSATTQQSVADNIGSAWRWDKVGVSGNTADAAADQSSRPFTPKSVYDALQAVKLDDNGDVVLDHDALLSLDEALERIYNRLDQASATELQELIKSALPGKAGEQTAELVDDYRQFLRAKEEFSQMYENTANAHGEPTLQSLTSDQQLYSELQALREVYLGSETTKQLFQVSDANAEYMFESLKLGVDPSLSSEQIAARQQELQDRLKDQTQTQTQTPVQ
- the lnt gene encoding apolipoprotein N-acyltransferase, which gives rise to MINRNKTRLVGMNMWLKQLMLMFIFAALLSAAFIRQSDFFFTWIAFVPLLFALEKASLKRSYLLGLFGGLVAYAMAMYWMVDFIVLSKGLTRLESTLLAFIVWLYCAHQIAAITLIFQWLRRATTVSEFLLFPIIVAAMTVYFPVLFPMKLAETQSDFLPALQATQWVGTHGLDALIALVNIIVFYSIHRFIPLAPRGEAPGKLAWLIAGFIVIVWFSYGHSSYRWWQQETTAWDKLKVGIVQPNETPTLGKTIQHVGYSLSFPPEMHMTERLSELGAKIVVWPEAQPKGYLNHQQVQHAFAARTQDLAVQLIFQDTSQRRNALTGKIESQYNTAIMIDATGSELGQYQKLKRIPFGEYLPWFVGEPASKAAIKRWLGDFLNEIQAGDQFLSFDTESATIIPLICYETTFPAFVGTAVHKSRLERGQTDRPGGLLLGLSNDGWFGSSIQPYQHIMSSTLRAVENRLPLVHVTNNGPSIVVSPSGDRLFESDFRRAAGYLVDVPISNKAQGSFYSQHPALFDRALLALLILICGLALVRSATIQS
- a CDS encoding lipase secretion chaperone, which gives rise to MLTSTLRAGGFYLLIGIVCWLVAHHYRLHHSSFDSETRSASQAWLQPRTLDEKYPEPVGSYAGNIDFYAIEKLLWKVQINPSGALTLGPETAEILHSINRYLPDQMVPSDYRRLALLTAKIWPDTRSVEIAPLLRQYNHYRSAYRAGQSKLNSLLDGDKYRLLQTLDRTLEQQQQDFFGHEQASALFSQRNITTHYLNQRRLIQLDPSLTKAQKVTRLNTLRQEYQTTRLARDNSQKISD